One window from the genome of Nicotiana tomentosiformis chromosome 5, ASM39032v3, whole genome shotgun sequence encodes:
- the LOC138892429 gene encoding anthocyanidin 3-O-glucosyltransferase 6-like, with amino-acid sequence MIEVATELGLPSYAFFTSSAAFLGLMFYAQMIKDDHDIDISDFKDSNTLLPVLTYLNPLPAKVLPRTMLDKDGRLHIPLSTARMIRQAKGIIVNTFLELESPPIKSLGNENGVPPLYPVGPIINLNQEL; translated from the coding sequence ATGATAGAGGTAGCAACTGAACTTGGTTTACCGAGCTACGCATTCTTCACTTCTAGTGCTGCTTTTCTTGGCCTCATGTTTTATGCACAGATGATTAAAGATGATCACGATATTGACATCTCCGATTTTAAGGATTCGAACACGTTATTGCCTGTTTTGACTTACTTAAATCCTCTTCCAGCTAAGGTTTTGCCAAGGACCATGCTGGATAAAGATGGTCGTTTACATATACCACTATCTACTGCTCGAATGATACGACAAGCAAAAGGGATCATAGTTAATACTTTCTTAGAGCTTGAGTCACCTCCAATTAAATCTCTGGGTAATGAAAATGGGGTTCCGCCTTTATACCCAGTTGGGCCTATAATCAACTTGAATCAAGAACTTTGA